In the Streptomyces sp. cg36 genome, one interval contains:
- a CDS encoding ectoine synthase, with the protein MIVRSLKDIEGTDRHVRAASGTWESKRIVLAKEKVGFSLHETVLYAGTETSMWYANHIEAVLCVEGEAELTDHESGETHWIEPGTMYLLNGHERHTLRPKTDFRCVCVFNPPVTGREDHDENGVYPLLTEPEEG; encoded by the coding sequence GTGATCGTCCGCTCGTTGAAGGACATCGAGGGCACCGACCGCCACGTCCGGGCCGCCTCCGGCACCTGGGAGAGCAAGCGGATCGTGCTCGCCAAGGAGAAGGTCGGCTTCTCCCTGCACGAGACGGTCCTGTACGCGGGCACCGAGACGTCGATGTGGTACGCCAACCACATCGAGGCGGTGCTGTGCGTGGAGGGCGAGGCCGAGCTCACCGACCACGAGAGCGGCGAGACCCACTGGATCGAGCCCGGCACGATGTACCTGCTGAACGGCCATGAGCGCCACACCCTGCGTCCCAAGACCGACTTCCGCTGCGTCTGCGTCTTCAACCCGCCCGTCACCGGACGGGAGGACCACGACGAGAACGGCGTCTACCCGCTGCTGACCGAACCCGAGGAGGGCTGA
- the ectB gene encoding diaminobutyrate--2-oxoglutarate transaminase, translating to MTITPPALSVFESVESEVRSYCRGWPAVFDRAQGARLTDEDGHDYLDFFAGAGSLNYGHNNPVLKRALLDYLERDGITHGLDMATTSKRAFLETFHDVILRPRDLPYKVMFPGPTGTNAVEAALKLARKVKGRESIVSFTNAFHGMSLGSLAVTGNAFKRAGAGIPLVHGTPMPFDNYLDGQVPDFLWFERLLEDQGSGLNKPAAVIVETVQGEGGINVARPQWLRALADLCRRQDMLLIVDDIQMGCGRTGAFFSFEEAGISPDIVTLSKSISGYGLPMSLCLFKPELDVWEPGEHNGTFRGNNPAFVTATAALEAYWSDGGALEKQTRTRGEQVEQALISLTEENLVDVKEYRGHGLVWGLEFHDKDRAGRVARRAFDLGLLVETSGPRSEVAKLLPPLTITEDELDEGLRTLARAVRETAV from the coding sequence GTGACCATCACCCCGCCCGCGCTGAGCGTCTTCGAGTCCGTCGAGTCCGAGGTGCGCAGCTACTGCCGCGGCTGGCCCGCCGTCTTCGACCGCGCCCAGGGCGCCCGGCTCACCGACGAGGACGGCCACGACTACCTGGACTTCTTCGCCGGGGCCGGCTCACTCAACTACGGGCACAACAACCCGGTGCTCAAACGCGCGCTCCTGGACTATCTGGAACGCGACGGCATCACCCACGGCCTGGACATGGCCACCACGTCGAAACGGGCGTTCCTGGAGACGTTCCACGACGTGATCCTGCGCCCGCGCGACCTGCCGTACAAGGTGATGTTCCCCGGCCCGACCGGCACCAACGCGGTCGAGGCGGCGCTGAAGCTGGCCCGCAAGGTCAAGGGCCGCGAGTCGATCGTCTCCTTCACCAACGCCTTCCACGGCATGTCGCTCGGCTCGCTCGCCGTCACCGGCAACGCCTTCAAGCGCGCCGGGGCCGGGATCCCGCTGGTGCACGGCACGCCGATGCCGTTCGACAACTACCTGGACGGGCAGGTGCCCGACTTCCTGTGGTTCGAGCGGCTCCTGGAGGACCAGGGCTCCGGGCTCAACAAGCCCGCGGCCGTGATCGTGGAGACCGTGCAGGGCGAGGGCGGCATCAACGTGGCCCGGCCCCAGTGGCTGCGGGCGCTCGCCGATCTGTGCCGGCGCCAGGACATGCTGCTGATCGTCGACGACATCCAGATGGGGTGCGGGCGCACCGGCGCGTTCTTCTCGTTCGAGGAGGCGGGCATCAGCCCGGACATCGTCACGCTCTCCAAGTCGATCAGCGGCTACGGACTGCCCATGTCGCTCTGCCTGTTCAAGCCGGAGCTGGACGTGTGGGAGCCGGGCGAGCACAACGGCACCTTCCGCGGCAACAACCCCGCCTTCGTCACCGCGACCGCGGCCCTGGAGGCGTACTGGTCGGACGGCGGCGCCCTGGAGAAGCAGACCAGGACCCGGGGCGAGCAGGTCGAGCAGGCGCTGATCTCCCTCACCGAGGAGAACCTGGTCGACGTCAAGGAGTACCGGGGCCACGGTCTGGTCTGGGGCCTGGAGTTCCACGACAAGGACCGGGCGGGCAGGGTGGCGCGGCGCGCCTTCGACCTCGGCCTGCTGGTGGAGACGTCCGGCCCGCGGAGCGAGGTGGCCAAGCTGCTGCCGCCGCTGACCATCACCGAGGACGAGCTGGACGAGGGGCTGCGCACCCTCGCCCGCGCCGTCCGCGAGACGGCCGTCTGA
- the ectA gene encoding diaminobutyrate acetyltransferase, translating to MTAAQTVVHIDTPRVEDGAAIWRIARDSQVLDLNSSYSYLLWCRDFAATSVVARDATGEPIAFVTGYVRPDRPGTLVVWQVAVDREHRGRGLAGALLEALTGKVADTHGVSTVETTVTPDNTASDRLFTSFAERRGTAPRREVLFDSGLFPDAGHAAEVLYRIDLGVRL from the coding sequence ATGACCGCCGCACAGACCGTTGTCCATATCGACACCCCACGCGTCGAGGACGGCGCCGCGATCTGGCGTATCGCCCGCGACTCGCAAGTCCTGGACCTCAACTCCTCGTACAGCTATCTGCTCTGGTGCCGCGACTTCGCCGCCACCTCCGTGGTGGCGCGCGACGCCACCGGTGAGCCGATCGCCTTCGTCACCGGCTACGTCCGCCCCGACCGGCCCGGGACGCTGGTCGTCTGGCAGGTCGCCGTGGACCGCGAGCACCGGGGGCGCGGCCTGGCCGGCGCCCTGCTCGAAGCGCTGACCGGGAAGGTCGCCGACACCCACGGCGTCAGCACCGTCGAGACCACCGTGACCCCCGACAACACCGCCTCCGACCGGCTGTTCACCTCCTTCGCCGAGCGGCGCGGCACCGCGCCCCGCCGCGAAGTCCTCTTCGACAGCGGGCTGTTCCCCGACGCGGGGCACGCGGCGGAAGTCCTCTACCGGATCGACCTGGGAGTACGACTGTGA
- a CDS encoding aminotransferase class V-fold PLP-dependent enzyme: protein MTHPFLDLAPLTADRFAAIERRVAALLATEQDVVIMQGEALLPLEGCIRGAAHPGSTALNVVTGPYGQTFGDWLRDCGAHVVDLEVPFHAAVTAEQIDRALTEHPEIDFVSLVHAEAATGNTNPVAEIGEVVRRHGALFMLDAVASVGAEPLLPDAWGVDLCVIGAQKAMGGPAGVSAVSVSGRAWERIAANPRAPRRSYLSLLDWKERWIDGGRKALLHAPAQLEMLALEACVERIEAAGPETVMARHASAAAATRAGASALGGGLTPYVHDARDAAPVATTLRTPEGVDAAGLVAAALAADPSLPLIAGGGALAKEMIRVNHYGADATEEAVRGSLAALGAALAAAGRQVDTEAALKAVAHTW, encoded by the coding sequence GTGACGCACCCGTTCCTCGATCTGGCCCCGCTGACCGCCGACCGCTTCGCGGCCATCGAGCGGCGGGTGGCCGCGCTGCTCGCCACCGAGCAGGACGTCGTGATCATGCAGGGCGAGGCGCTGCTGCCGCTGGAGGGCTGCATCCGGGGCGCGGCCCACCCGGGTTCCACCGCGCTGAACGTGGTGACCGGCCCGTACGGCCAGACGTTCGGCGACTGGCTGCGGGACTGCGGCGCGCACGTGGTCGACCTGGAGGTGCCCTTCCACGCGGCGGTCACCGCCGAGCAGATCGACCGGGCGCTCACCGAGCACCCGGAGATCGACTTCGTCTCACTGGTGCACGCGGAGGCGGCCACCGGCAACACCAACCCGGTGGCGGAGATCGGCGAGGTGGTCCGCCGGCACGGGGCGCTGTTCATGCTGGACGCGGTCGCCTCGGTGGGCGCCGAGCCGCTGCTGCCGGACGCGTGGGGCGTGGACCTGTGCGTGATCGGCGCGCAGAAGGCGATGGGCGGCCCGGCGGGCGTCTCGGCGGTGTCGGTGAGCGGGCGCGCCTGGGAGCGGATCGCCGCCAACCCCCGGGCCCCGCGCCGCTCCTACCTCTCGCTGCTGGACTGGAAGGAGCGCTGGATCGACGGCGGGCGCAAGGCCCTGCTGCACGCTCCGGCGCAGCTGGAGATGCTGGCGCTGGAGGCGTGTGTGGAGCGGATCGAGGCGGCGGGCCCGGAGACGGTGATGGCCCGGCACGCCTCGGCCGCCGCCGCGACCCGGGCGGGCGCCTCGGCGCTGGGCGGCGGCCTCACGCCGTACGTCCACGACGCCCGGGACGCGGCGCCGGTGGCCACGACGCTGCGCACCCCCGAGGGGGTCGACGCCGCCGGGCTGGTCGCCGCGGCGCTGGCGGCCGACCCGTCGCTGCCGCTGATCGCGGGCGGCGGGGCGCTGGCCAAGGAGATGATCCGGGTCAACCACTACGGCGCCGACGCCACCGAGGAGGCCGTGCGCGGTTCGCTGGCGGCGCTGGGGGCCGCGCTGGCCGCAGCCGGGCGCCAGGTCGACACGGAAGCCGCCCTCAAGGCCGTCGCGCACACCTGGTGA
- a CDS encoding amidohydrolase family protein has protein sequence MSDHVVLHVKGRVLAGPEDVRDELWAVDGRITYERPPGAVEAVTLAGWALPGLVDAHCHVGLDQHGPVDDETSEKQALRDRETGTLLLRDAGSPSDTRWIDGREDLPKIIRAGRHIARTRRYIRNYAHEIEPGDLVAYVAREARRGDGWVKLVGDWIDREVGDLTACWPRGEVEAAIAEAHRLGARVTAHCFAEDSLRDLVEAGIDCVEHATGLTEETIPLFAERGVAIVPTLVNIATFPHLADGGEAKFPNWSAHMRRLHARRYDTVRAAHDAGIPVFVGTDAGGSMAHGLVAEEVAELVKAGIPPVEALSATTWGARTWLGRPVLEEGAPADLVVYEEDPRADVRVLAAPSRIVLNGRIVG, from the coding sequence ATGAGCGATCACGTGGTGCTGCATGTGAAGGGGCGGGTGCTCGCCGGGCCCGAGGACGTGCGCGACGAACTGTGGGCGGTGGACGGCCGGATCACCTACGAACGCCCGCCGGGCGCGGTGGAGGCCGTCACGCTTGCCGGCTGGGCGCTGCCCGGCCTGGTCGACGCGCACTGCCACGTCGGGCTCGACCAGCACGGCCCGGTCGACGACGAGACCAGCGAGAAGCAGGCGCTGCGGGACCGCGAGACGGGCACCCTGCTGCTGCGGGACGCGGGCTCGCCCTCCGACACCCGCTGGATCGACGGCCGCGAGGACCTGCCGAAGATCATCCGGGCGGGCCGCCACATCGCCCGCACCCGCCGCTACATCCGCAACTACGCCCATGAGATCGAGCCCGGCGACCTCGTCGCGTACGTGGCCCGCGAGGCGCGCCGCGGCGACGGCTGGGTGAAGCTGGTCGGCGACTGGATCGACCGCGAGGTGGGCGACCTGACGGCCTGCTGGCCGCGCGGCGAGGTCGAGGCGGCGATCGCCGAGGCGCACCGGCTCGGCGCCCGGGTGACGGCCCACTGCTTCGCCGAGGACTCGCTCCGCGACCTGGTGGAGGCGGGCATCGACTGCGTCGAGCACGCCACGGGCCTCACCGAGGAGACGATCCCGCTCTTCGCCGAGCGCGGTGTCGCCATCGTGCCCACCCTGGTCAACATCGCCACGTTCCCGCACCTCGCGGACGGCGGCGAGGCCAAGTTCCCGAACTGGTCGGCCCATATGCGCCGGCTCCACGCCCGCCGCTACGACACGGTCCGCGCGGCCCACGACGCCGGGATCCCCGTCTTCGTCGGCACCGACGCGGGCGGCTCGATGGCGCACGGCCTGGTCGCCGAGGAGGTGGCCGAGCTGGTGAAGGCGGGCATCCCGCCCGTCGAGGCCCTCTCCGCCACGACCTGGGGCGCCCGGACCTGGCTGGGCCGCCCGGTCCTGGAGGAGGGCGCGCCGGCGGACCTCGTGGTGTACGAGGAGGACCCGCGCGCGGACGTACGGGTGCTGGCGGCGCCGAGCCGGATCGTGCTGAACGGGCGGATCGTGGGCTGA
- a CDS encoding SCO1860 family LAETG-anchored protein translates to MNTINFRLPARKSAAVALTLGSLALAAPVPAHATGGGHGGQASAVVLRTGLDVSLLNKTVDVPLKTTLNEVRAPESSRRTALQVKLDGVAKGRPVDVLNADVADAVATVDAHRATGSTHLLHARLHVPGLPLLSLIEVQEVTSKAVCEAGKRPTATANLLGSVTALGKKVTLTTGGTTRVAVPGVGEVTLDLSSTRTTSRTAAATALSLRVSVNPLKLNVAEVTGEVTLAEATCEAPTPAAPTRASSTSVRPQATEADPKLALAETGGGSSTPYVVGGALALLVAGGGAVLVARRRG, encoded by the coding sequence TTGAACACCATCAACTTCCGCCTGCCCGCACGTAAGTCGGCCGCCGTCGCGCTGACGCTGGGGTCGCTGGCCCTCGCGGCGCCCGTCCCGGCACACGCCACGGGCGGCGGGCACGGCGGGCAGGCGAGCGCGGTCGTGCTGCGCACCGGGCTCGATGTCTCGCTGCTGAACAAGACGGTCGACGTCCCGCTCAAGACCACCCTCAACGAGGTCCGGGCGCCCGAGAGTTCCCGCCGGACCGCGCTCCAGGTGAAGCTGGACGGCGTGGCCAAGGGCCGGCCCGTCGACGTCCTCAACGCGGACGTCGCGGACGCCGTGGCGACGGTCGACGCCCACCGGGCCACCGGCAGCACCCACCTCCTGCACGCCCGCCTCCACGTCCCCGGACTGCCGCTGCTCTCCCTGATCGAGGTCCAGGAAGTCACCAGCAAGGCGGTCTGCGAGGCGGGCAAGCGGCCGACGGCCACCGCCAACCTGCTGGGCTCGGTGACCGCCCTGGGCAAGAAGGTCACCCTGACGACGGGCGGCACGACCCGGGTGGCGGTGCCCGGGGTCGGCGAGGTCACCCTGGACCTGTCTTCCACGCGCACCACGAGCCGTACCGCCGCCGCGACGGCCCTGAGCCTGCGGGTGTCGGTGAACCCCCTGAAGCTGAACGTGGCCGAGGTGACCGGCGAGGTGACCCTGGCGGAGGCGACCTGCGAGGCCCCGACCCCGGCCGCCCCGACCCGGGCGTCGAGCACCTCGGTGCGCCCCCAGGCGACCGAGGCCGACCCGAAGCTGGCCCTGGCGGAGACCGGCGGCGGCTCGTCGACGCCGTACGTGGTCGGCGGGGCGCTGGCGCTGCTGGTGGCGGGCGGGGGAGCGGTGCTGGTCGCTCGGCGGCGCGGCTGA
- the cobC gene encoding Rv2231c family pyridoxal phosphate-dependent protein CobC, with protein sequence MAAMRTHTTEHDLRHHGDAEVRDVGGELTDLAVNVRSGTPPDWLRERIAASLTGLAAYPDGRAARAAVARRHGLPEERVLLTAGAAEAFVLLARALPVRCPVVVHPQFTEPEAALRDAGHTVRRVLLRPGDGFRLDPASVPPEADLVVVGNPTNPTSVLHPAKLIDSLARPGRTLVVDEAFMDAVPGEREALAGRTDVPGLVVLRSLTKTWGLAGLRIGYVLAEPEVVAALERAQPLWPVSTPALVAAEECVSPRALAEAEAAALSLAADREHLTAGLGEFDEVRVVEAAEGPFVLARMAGAAEVRARLRGLGFAVRRGDTFPGLGPEWLRIAVRDRVTTNRFLQALDQALTLTATHTPHA encoded by the coding sequence ATGGCAGCCATGCGCACGCACACCACTGAGCACGATCTGCGCCACCACGGCGACGCCGAGGTCCGGGACGTCGGCGGCGAGCTGACGGACCTCGCGGTCAACGTCCGGTCGGGCACTCCCCCGGACTGGCTGCGGGAGCGCATCGCCGCGTCCCTGACCGGTCTCGCCGCCTATCCCGACGGGCGGGCGGCGCGGGCCGCGGTCGCGCGGCGGCACGGGCTGCCCGAGGAGCGGGTGCTGCTGACGGCGGGCGCCGCGGAGGCGTTCGTGCTGCTGGCCCGGGCGCTGCCGGTGCGCTGTCCGGTGGTGGTGCATCCGCAGTTCACCGAGCCGGAGGCGGCGCTGCGGGACGCCGGGCACACGGTGCGGCGGGTGCTGCTGCGCCCCGGGGACGGCTTCCGGCTCGACCCGGCCTCGGTGCCGCCCGAGGCCGACCTCGTGGTGGTGGGCAACCCGACCAACCCGACGTCGGTGCTGCACCCGGCGAAGCTCATCGACTCACTGGCCCGGCCGGGGCGGACGCTGGTGGTGGACGAGGCGTTCATGGACGCGGTGCCGGGCGAGCGGGAGGCGCTGGCGGGACGTACGGACGTGCCGGGGCTCGTCGTGCTGCGCAGCCTCACCAAGACGTGGGGGCTGGCGGGGCTGCGGATCGGCTATGTGCTGGCCGAGCCGGAGGTGGTGGCCGCGCTGGAGCGGGCGCAGCCGCTGTGGCCGGTCTCCACGCCCGCGCTGGTGGCGGCCGAGGAGTGCGTCTCGCCGCGCGCGCTGGCCGAGGCGGAGGCGGCGGCGCTGAGCCTGGCGGCGGACCGGGAGCATCTGACGGCCGGGCTGGGCGAGTTCGACGAGGTACGGGTGGTGGAGGCGGCGGAGGGGCCGTTCGTGCTGGCCCGGATGGCGGGGGCGGCGGAGGTGCGGGCGCGGCTGCGCGGGCTGGGGTTCGCGGTGCGACGGGGCGACACGTTCCCGGGCCTCGGCCCGGAGTGGCTGCGGATCGCGGTCCGGGACCGGGTCACGACGAACCGTTTCCTCCAAGCACTGGACCAGGCCCTGACACTGACGGCGACCCACACGCCCCACGCCTGA